One genomic region from Argentina anserina chromosome 2, drPotAnse1.1, whole genome shotgun sequence encodes:
- the LOC126782876 gene encoding cytoplasmic 60S subunit biogenesis factor REI1 homolog 1, which translates to MSGLACNACNKELRDDAEQRLHYKSEWHRYNLKRKVAGVPGVTEALFLARQAALAQEKKGANETPMLYSCALCGKGYRSAKAHAEHLKSRSHIARASQGTGDEEEDKAIVRPLPTRAKAPSVSGKIDEESEESEGGEDEWEEVDSEDELAKSLTGLNVDGQASNEAMDEDDDDDYEELDPSCCFMCDKEHKTLESCMVHMHKHHGFFIPDIEYLKDPKGLLTYLGLKVKRDCMCLYCNDRCQPFNSLEAVRKHMVAKSHCKVHYGDGDEEEEAELEDFYDYSSSYVDEAGKQLVVSGETANSVELGSGGAELIITTRSDHGISSKALGSREFMRYYRQKPRPSPNHMAITAAVAARYKSMGLATVQSKERMVQMKVLKEMRRSGVEAMRSKIGMKSNVIRNLPSNVPY; encoded by the exons ATGTCAGGGCTAGCTTGCAACGCCTGTAACAAAGAGCTCAGGGACGACGCCGAGCAGCGCCTCCATTACAAGTCCGAATGGCACCGCTACAACCTCAAGCGCAAG GTGGCAGGTGTTCCTGGAGTGACAGAAGCATTGTTTCTTGCGAGACAAGCTGCGCTTGCTCAGGAGAAGAAGGGTGCAAATGAAACCCCGATGCTCTACAGCTGTGCGCTTTGCGGGAAAGGGTATAGAAGTGCCAAGGCTCATGCTGAGCATCTCAAGTCGCGAAGTCACATTGCGCGGGCTTCTCAGGGGACtggtgatgaagaagaagacaagGCGATAGTCCGGCCGCTTCCCACTCGTGCCAAAGCTCCCTCCGTTAGTGGGAAAATTGATGAGGAGAGTGAAGAGAGTGAAGGCGGTGAAGATGAGTGGGAGGAGGTTGATTCTGAGGATGAGTTGGCAAAATCTTTGACTGGTTTAAATGTAGATGGACAGGCTTCTAATGAGGCTatggatgaagatgatgacgaCGACTATGAGGAGTTGGATCCGTCATGTTGCTTTATGTGCGATAAAGAGCACAAGACTTTAGAGAGCTGCATGGTTCACATGCACAAACACCATGGATTCTTCATTCCTGATATCGAGTATTTGAAGGACCCAAAAGGTCTCCTTACTTATCTTGGTCTTAAG GTTAAAAGGGATTGTATGTGTCTGTACTGCAATGATAGATGTCAACCGTTTAACAGCTTGGAAGCAGTTAGGAAGCATATGGTGGCGAAAAGCCACTGTAAGGTACACTATGGAGATGgtgacgaagaagaagaagcagagcTGGAAGATTTCTATGATTACAGCAGCAG TTATGTTGATGAGGCTGGCAAGCAACTAGTTGTATCAGGTGAGACGGCCAACAGTGTTGAACTTGGAAGTGGTGGCGCTGAGCTCATCATTACTACAAGATCTGACCATGGGATATCAAGCAAAGCACTTGGTTCCCGTGAATTTATGCGCTATTATCGCCAGAAACCACGCCCATCACCTAACCATATGGCCATCACAGCTGCAGTGGCTGCGAG GTACAAGAGCATGGGGTTGGCAACTGTCCAATCAAAGGAACGAATGGTGCAGATGAAAGTACTGAAGGAAATGAGAAGATCGGGAGTTGAGGCCATGCGTAGTAAGATTGGAATGAAAAGCAATGTAATCCGAAACCTCCCCAGTAACGTTCCATACTAG
- the LOC126782995 gene encoding uncharacterized protein LOC126782995 translates to MALEASNGRGLPPSLFSGDDIELNTNWEDVTCPICLDFPHNGVLLQCTSHNNGCRPFVCDTSHLHSNCLDRFKTANGMSSPSKPDAGPTSDTEPVASEDKCRPTCPLCRGEVTGWVVVDKARVHLDVKKRCCEEQRCTFTGTYLELQKHAELEHPHSQPSKIDPARQLDWENFQQSSEIIDVLSTLHSEVPRGVVLGDYVIEYGDDDTGDEFEDFRGDERNWWTSCILYQVFDNLRNSRNRRRARVGDTRRGGRRASYDANSDDGSVTSIDFTDYRADDVDDEFMSSSGSSRGGSSHRSSRRRRSRFYDN, encoded by the exons ATGGCTCTTGAAGCTTCTAATGGAAGGGGGCTTCCACCCAGTTTATTCAGTGGGGATGATATTGAGTTAAACACGAATTGGGAAGATGTGACTTGTCCTATATGTTTGGATTTCCCCCACAATGGTGTACTCCTCCAGTGCACATCACATAATAATGGATGCCGTCCTTTTGTCTGTGACACAAGCCACTTGCACTCAAATTGTTTGGACCGTTTCAAAACTGCAAATGGTATGTCATCTCCTTCAAAACCTGATGCTGGTCCGACAAGTGACACTGAGCCAGTGGCATCAGAAGATAAATGTAGGCCAACTTGCCCCTTGTGTCGGGGCGAAGTGACTGGATGGGTGGTGGTTGATAAGGCTCGTGTTCATCTGGACGTGAAGAAGCGTTGTTGTGAGGAGCAACGGTGCACATTTACAGGTACATACTTAGAATTGCAAAAACATGCTGAACTGGAGCATCCTCATTCTCAACCATCAAAAATTGATCCTGCTCGGCAGCTTGATTGGGAAAATTTCCAACAGTCTTCTGAGATCATAGATGTTTTGAGCACTTTACATTCGGAAGTCCCTCGGGGGGTTGTTTTAGGAGATTATGTGATTGaatatggtgatgatgataCTGGGGATGAGTTCGAGGACTTCCGTGGGGATGAACGTAACTGGTGGACCTCCTGTATATTGTATCAGGTATTTGATAACTTGAGGAACTCCAGAAATAGAAGAAGAGCAAGAGTTGGTGACACTAGGCGAGGAGGCCGCCGAGCTAGCTATGATGCAAATTCTGATGATGGCTCTGTGACATCTATTGATTTCACAGACTACCGGGCagatgatgttgatgatgaGTTTATGAGTTCAAGTGGCTCCTCTAGAGGTGGCTCAAGTCATCGCAG CTCTCGAAGACGTCGCTCTCGCTTCTATGACAATTAG
- the LOC126782288 gene encoding uncharacterized protein LOC126782288 isoform X2 — MPRKGNFGLDYDDEDYDAYEDYDYDDDLGTQTNGKEPEPKQESVKRNIWRCSICTYDNEESLTECDICGVLRKPMGGVGSDIEKKTVEGRCKDSGVSVMAKCLFALLPRKITQKAVSFHQQKDDFLIEEGNKFYRLGDIQGPIHEFQNAFIIHKNDNINIAPFKFDVPSPDDVVSNGLRSSKVGSKSSVGDLQFSGDSSKAVKKSSEVSAQSSAGSSTAAQKNQQPRLDKGIPSGNRATRQFNGNLSESSSLQPTSSHMEEGISSLVIGAKPESLTSSSSNVSSDARSGHSKITNSRGSHSKADYKPEKWMLPDEAVDTLTQLNLAVVGHVDSGKSTLSGRLLHLLGRVSKKDMHKYEKESKSQGKGSFAYAWALDESAEERERGITMNVAVAYFDSRKYHIVVLDSPGHKDFVPNMISGATQADAAILLVDASFGAFEAGIKGQTMEHAQLIRSFGVDQIIVAVNKMDVVEYSKDRFDEIKQTLGTFIHSRGFKDSSVYWVPLSVMENQNLVSAPSDARLLSWYCGPSLLDSIDSLQPPIRDFQRPLLMPICDVIRSTSLGQVSACGKLEAGALRSGSKVLVMPSGEVGTVRSLERDSQACSIARAGDNVGVTLQGIDGGHVMAGGVLCHPGFPVAFAKHLELKVLLLDIATPILIGSQVEFHIHHAKEAARVVKILSLLDSKGKVTKKSPRCLLAKQRAVIEVILQGPVCVDEYTNSKALGSVSLRASGNTVALGVVSRIIKEQE, encoded by the exons ATGCCTCGTAAAGGGAATTTCGGACTTGATTACGATGATGAAGACTATGATGCCTATGAAGATTATGATTATGACGATGATTTGGGAACACAAACTAATG GTAAAGAACCTGAGCCAAAGCAGGAAAGTGTAAAGCGTAATATTTGGCGTTGTTCCATTTGTACATATGATAATGAAGAGAGTTTGACTGAGTGTGACATTTGTGGGGTTCTTCGCAAACCTATGGGTGGAGTTGGAAGTGATATTGAGAAGAAAACAG TTGAAGGTAGATGCAAAGATTCTGGAGTATCCGTAATGGCCAAGTGTCTTTTTGCATTGTTGCCGCGCAAGATAACCCAAAAGGCTGTATCATTTCATCAGCAGAAAGATGATTTTCTGATAGAAGAGGGAAATAAGTTCTACAGGCTTGGGGATATCCAAGGACCCATTCATGAATTCCAAAACGCTTTTATTATTCATAAGAATGATAATATTAATATAG CTCCGTTCAAGTTTGATGTTCCATCCCCAGATGATGTGGTTTCTAACGGATTACGATCCTCCAAAGTGGGTTCAAAAT CCAGTGTTGGTGACTTGCAATTTTCAGGAGATTCCTCAAAGGCTGTTAAGAAGAGTAGTGAAGTTAGTGCACAATCAAGTGCTGGATCATCTACTGCAGCACAGAAAAATCAACAACCTAGATTAGATAAGGGAATTCCATCAGGAAATAGGGCAACTAGACAATTCAATGGTAATTTGTCGGAAAGTTCATCTTTGCAGCCAACAAGCTCTCATATGGAAGAGGGCATTAGCTCTTTAGTAATTGGAGCCAAGCCAGAGAGTCTGACTTCTAGCTCTAGTAATGTTTCTTCCGATGCCAGGTCTGGGCATTCTAAAATTACTAACTCTAGAGGATCGCATTCAAAAGCAGACTATAAACCTGAAAAATGGATGCTTCCTGACGAAGCTGTTGACACATTGACTCAACTGAATCTGGCAGTT GTCGGACATGTTGATTCTGGAAAATCGACACTCTCGGGTAGACTGCTTCACCTTTTGGGACGGGTATCTAAAAAAGACATGCACAAATATGAGAAAGAGTCAAAGTCACAG GGCAAGGGATCATTTGCCTATGCTTGGGCATTGGATGAGAGTGcagaagaaagagaaagaggaatAACTATGAATGTGGCTGTTGCATATTTTGATTCCAGAAAGTATCACATTGTTGTGCTCGATTCCCCTGGCCATAAAGACTTTGTTCCAAACATGATATCTGGAGCAACACAAGCTGATGCTGCAATACTTCTTGTAGATGCTTCATTTGGTGCATTCGAAGCTGGTATAAAGGGACAGACTATGGAGCATGCACAACTTATCAGAAGTTTTGGCGTTGATCAAATTATAGTTGCAGTTAACAAGATGGATGTTGTTGAATACTCCAAGGATCGGTTTGATGAAATCAAACAGACTCTCGGAACATTTATCCATTCCCGTGGTTTCAAAGATTCTTCAGTGTATTGGGTCCCGTTGAGTGTCATGGAAAATCAAAATTTGGTATCAGCACCTTCTGATGCTCGTTTGTTGTCTTG GTATTGTGGACCTTCTCTGTTGGATTCAATTGATTCCCTTCAACCTCCCATTAGAGATTTTCAAAGGCCACTGCTCATGCCAATATGTGATGTCATCAGATCTACTTCTCTAGGACAGGTGTCTGCTTGTGGTAAATTGGAAGCAGGAGCTCTTCGAAGTGGATCAAAG GTTCTGGTTATGCCTTCGGGAGAAGTAGGGACTGTCCGCTCTTTAGAACGGGACTCTCAGGCATGTTCCATTGCAAGAGCTGGTGACAATGTGGGTGTCACTCTGCAAGGAATTGATGGTGGTCATGTGATGGCAGGGGGCGTGCTCTGTCACCCCGGTTTTCCTGTTGCATTTGCAAAACATTTGGAATTGAAAGTTCTTCTTTTGGATATTGCCACCCCTATTTTAATTGGCTCTCAA GTGGAATTCCATATACACCACGCGAAGGAGGCTGCAAGAGTGGTaaaaatattgtcattatTAGATTCAAAGGGCAAAGTGACGAAAAAGTCTCCCCGCTGTCTTCTTGCAAAGCAGAGGGCTGTTATAGAG GTAATTTTGCAAGGGCCAGTTTGTGTGGACGAGTATACAAATTCTAAAGCCCTAGGTAGTGTATCTCTAAGGGCATCTGGAAACACTGTGGCCCTCGGCGTTGTAAGCCGGATTATAAAGGAGCAAGAGTAG
- the LOC126782288 gene encoding uncharacterized protein LOC126782288 isoform X4, translating to MPRKGNFGLDYDDEDYDAYEDYDYDDDLGTQTNVGKEPEPKQESVKRNIWRCSICTYDNEESLTECDICGVLRKPMGGVGSDIEKKTASVGDLQFSGDSSKAVKKSSEVSAQSSAGSSTAAQKNQQPRLDKGIPSGNRATRQFNGNLSESSSLQPTSSHMEEGISSLVIGAKPESLTSSSSNVSSDARSGHSKITNSRGSHSKADYKPEKWMLPDEAVDTLTQLNLAVVGHVDSGKSTLSGRLLHLLGRVSKKDMHKYEKESKSQGKGSFAYAWALDESAEERERGITMNVAVAYFDSRKYHIVVLDSPGHKDFVPNMISGATQADAAILLVDASFGAFEAGIKGQTMEHAQLIRSFGVDQIIVAVNKMDVVEYSKDRFDEIKQTLGTFIHSRGFKDSSVYWVPLSVMENQNLVSAPSDARLLSWYCGPSLLDSIDSLQPPIRDFQRPLLMPICDVIRSTSLGQVSACGKLEAGALRSGSKVLVMPSGEVGTVRSLERDSQACSIARAGDNVGVTLQGIDGGHVMAGGVLCHPGFPVAFAKHLELKVLLLDIATPILIGSQVEFHIHHAKEAARVVKILSLLDSKGKVTKKSPRCLLAKQRAVIEVILQGPVCVDEYTNSKALGSVSLRASGNTVALGVVSRIIKEQE from the exons ATGCCTCGTAAAGGGAATTTCGGACTTGATTACGATGATGAAGACTATGATGCCTATGAAGATTATGATTATGACGATGATTTGGGAACACAAACTAATG TAGGTAAAGAACCTGAGCCAAAGCAGGAAAGTGTAAAGCGTAATATTTGGCGTTGTTCCATTTGTACATATGATAATGAAGAGAGTTTGACTGAGTGTGACATTTGTGGGGTTCTTCGCAAACCTATGGGTGGAGTTGGAAGTGATATTGAGAAGAAAACAG CCAGTGTTGGTGACTTGCAATTTTCAGGAGATTCCTCAAAGGCTGTTAAGAAGAGTAGTGAAGTTAGTGCACAATCAAGTGCTGGATCATCTACTGCAGCACAGAAAAATCAACAACCTAGATTAGATAAGGGAATTCCATCAGGAAATAGGGCAACTAGACAATTCAATGGTAATTTGTCGGAAAGTTCATCTTTGCAGCCAACAAGCTCTCATATGGAAGAGGGCATTAGCTCTTTAGTAATTGGAGCCAAGCCAGAGAGTCTGACTTCTAGCTCTAGTAATGTTTCTTCCGATGCCAGGTCTGGGCATTCTAAAATTACTAACTCTAGAGGATCGCATTCAAAAGCAGACTATAAACCTGAAAAATGGATGCTTCCTGACGAAGCTGTTGACACATTGACTCAACTGAATCTGGCAGTT GTCGGACATGTTGATTCTGGAAAATCGACACTCTCGGGTAGACTGCTTCACCTTTTGGGACGGGTATCTAAAAAAGACATGCACAAATATGAGAAAGAGTCAAAGTCACAG GGCAAGGGATCATTTGCCTATGCTTGGGCATTGGATGAGAGTGcagaagaaagagaaagaggaatAACTATGAATGTGGCTGTTGCATATTTTGATTCCAGAAAGTATCACATTGTTGTGCTCGATTCCCCTGGCCATAAAGACTTTGTTCCAAACATGATATCTGGAGCAACACAAGCTGATGCTGCAATACTTCTTGTAGATGCTTCATTTGGTGCATTCGAAGCTGGTATAAAGGGACAGACTATGGAGCATGCACAACTTATCAGAAGTTTTGGCGTTGATCAAATTATAGTTGCAGTTAACAAGATGGATGTTGTTGAATACTCCAAGGATCGGTTTGATGAAATCAAACAGACTCTCGGAACATTTATCCATTCCCGTGGTTTCAAAGATTCTTCAGTGTATTGGGTCCCGTTGAGTGTCATGGAAAATCAAAATTTGGTATCAGCACCTTCTGATGCTCGTTTGTTGTCTTG GTATTGTGGACCTTCTCTGTTGGATTCAATTGATTCCCTTCAACCTCCCATTAGAGATTTTCAAAGGCCACTGCTCATGCCAATATGTGATGTCATCAGATCTACTTCTCTAGGACAGGTGTCTGCTTGTGGTAAATTGGAAGCAGGAGCTCTTCGAAGTGGATCAAAG GTTCTGGTTATGCCTTCGGGAGAAGTAGGGACTGTCCGCTCTTTAGAACGGGACTCTCAGGCATGTTCCATTGCAAGAGCTGGTGACAATGTGGGTGTCACTCTGCAAGGAATTGATGGTGGTCATGTGATGGCAGGGGGCGTGCTCTGTCACCCCGGTTTTCCTGTTGCATTTGCAAAACATTTGGAATTGAAAGTTCTTCTTTTGGATATTGCCACCCCTATTTTAATTGGCTCTCAA GTGGAATTCCATATACACCACGCGAAGGAGGCTGCAAGAGTGGTaaaaatattgtcattatTAGATTCAAAGGGCAAAGTGACGAAAAAGTCTCCCCGCTGTCTTCTTGCAAAGCAGAGGGCTGTTATAGAG GTAATTTTGCAAGGGCCAGTTTGTGTGGACGAGTATACAAATTCTAAAGCCCTAGGTAGTGTATCTCTAAGGGCATCTGGAAACACTGTGGCCCTCGGCGTTGTAAGCCGGATTATAAAGGAGCAAGAGTAG
- the LOC126782288 gene encoding uncharacterized protein LOC126782288 isoform X3 encodes MPRKGNFGLDYDDEDYDAYEDYDYDDDLGTQTNVGKEPEPKQESVKRNIWRCSICTYDNEESLTECDICGVLRKPMGGVGSDIEKKTAPFKFDVPSPDDVVSNGLRSSKVGSKSSVGDLQFSGDSSKAVKKSSEVSAQSSAGSSTAAQKNQQPRLDKGIPSGNRATRQFNGNLSESSSLQPTSSHMEEGISSLVIGAKPESLTSSSSNVSSDARSGHSKITNSRGSHSKADYKPEKWMLPDEAVDTLTQLNLAVVGHVDSGKSTLSGRLLHLLGRVSKKDMHKYEKESKSQGKGSFAYAWALDESAEERERGITMNVAVAYFDSRKYHIVVLDSPGHKDFVPNMISGATQADAAILLVDASFGAFEAGIKGQTMEHAQLIRSFGVDQIIVAVNKMDVVEYSKDRFDEIKQTLGTFIHSRGFKDSSVYWVPLSVMENQNLVSAPSDARLLSWYCGPSLLDSIDSLQPPIRDFQRPLLMPICDVIRSTSLGQVSACGKLEAGALRSGSKVLVMPSGEVGTVRSLERDSQACSIARAGDNVGVTLQGIDGGHVMAGGVLCHPGFPVAFAKHLELKVLLLDIATPILIGSQVEFHIHHAKEAARVVKILSLLDSKGKVTKKSPRCLLAKQRAVIEVILQGPVCVDEYTNSKALGSVSLRASGNTVALGVVSRIIKEQE; translated from the exons ATGCCTCGTAAAGGGAATTTCGGACTTGATTACGATGATGAAGACTATGATGCCTATGAAGATTATGATTATGACGATGATTTGGGAACACAAACTAATG TAGGTAAAGAACCTGAGCCAAAGCAGGAAAGTGTAAAGCGTAATATTTGGCGTTGTTCCATTTGTACATATGATAATGAAGAGAGTTTGACTGAGTGTGACATTTGTGGGGTTCTTCGCAAACCTATGGGTGGAGTTGGAAGTGATATTGAGAAGAAAACAG CTCCGTTCAAGTTTGATGTTCCATCCCCAGATGATGTGGTTTCTAACGGATTACGATCCTCCAAAGTGGGTTCAAAAT CCAGTGTTGGTGACTTGCAATTTTCAGGAGATTCCTCAAAGGCTGTTAAGAAGAGTAGTGAAGTTAGTGCACAATCAAGTGCTGGATCATCTACTGCAGCACAGAAAAATCAACAACCTAGATTAGATAAGGGAATTCCATCAGGAAATAGGGCAACTAGACAATTCAATGGTAATTTGTCGGAAAGTTCATCTTTGCAGCCAACAAGCTCTCATATGGAAGAGGGCATTAGCTCTTTAGTAATTGGAGCCAAGCCAGAGAGTCTGACTTCTAGCTCTAGTAATGTTTCTTCCGATGCCAGGTCTGGGCATTCTAAAATTACTAACTCTAGAGGATCGCATTCAAAAGCAGACTATAAACCTGAAAAATGGATGCTTCCTGACGAAGCTGTTGACACATTGACTCAACTGAATCTGGCAGTT GTCGGACATGTTGATTCTGGAAAATCGACACTCTCGGGTAGACTGCTTCACCTTTTGGGACGGGTATCTAAAAAAGACATGCACAAATATGAGAAAGAGTCAAAGTCACAG GGCAAGGGATCATTTGCCTATGCTTGGGCATTGGATGAGAGTGcagaagaaagagaaagaggaatAACTATGAATGTGGCTGTTGCATATTTTGATTCCAGAAAGTATCACATTGTTGTGCTCGATTCCCCTGGCCATAAAGACTTTGTTCCAAACATGATATCTGGAGCAACACAAGCTGATGCTGCAATACTTCTTGTAGATGCTTCATTTGGTGCATTCGAAGCTGGTATAAAGGGACAGACTATGGAGCATGCACAACTTATCAGAAGTTTTGGCGTTGATCAAATTATAGTTGCAGTTAACAAGATGGATGTTGTTGAATACTCCAAGGATCGGTTTGATGAAATCAAACAGACTCTCGGAACATTTATCCATTCCCGTGGTTTCAAAGATTCTTCAGTGTATTGGGTCCCGTTGAGTGTCATGGAAAATCAAAATTTGGTATCAGCACCTTCTGATGCTCGTTTGTTGTCTTG GTATTGTGGACCTTCTCTGTTGGATTCAATTGATTCCCTTCAACCTCCCATTAGAGATTTTCAAAGGCCACTGCTCATGCCAATATGTGATGTCATCAGATCTACTTCTCTAGGACAGGTGTCTGCTTGTGGTAAATTGGAAGCAGGAGCTCTTCGAAGTGGATCAAAG GTTCTGGTTATGCCTTCGGGAGAAGTAGGGACTGTCCGCTCTTTAGAACGGGACTCTCAGGCATGTTCCATTGCAAGAGCTGGTGACAATGTGGGTGTCACTCTGCAAGGAATTGATGGTGGTCATGTGATGGCAGGGGGCGTGCTCTGTCACCCCGGTTTTCCTGTTGCATTTGCAAAACATTTGGAATTGAAAGTTCTTCTTTTGGATATTGCCACCCCTATTTTAATTGGCTCTCAA GTGGAATTCCATATACACCACGCGAAGGAGGCTGCAAGAGTGGTaaaaatattgtcattatTAGATTCAAAGGGCAAAGTGACGAAAAAGTCTCCCCGCTGTCTTCTTGCAAAGCAGAGGGCTGTTATAGAG GTAATTTTGCAAGGGCCAGTTTGTGTGGACGAGTATACAAATTCTAAAGCCCTAGGTAGTGTATCTCTAAGGGCATCTGGAAACACTGTGGCCCTCGGCGTTGTAAGCCGGATTATAAAGGAGCAAGAGTAG
- the LOC126782288 gene encoding uncharacterized protein LOC126782288 isoform X1, with protein sequence MPRKGNFGLDYDDEDYDAYEDYDYDDDLGTQTNVGKEPEPKQESVKRNIWRCSICTYDNEESLTECDICGVLRKPMGGVGSDIEKKTVEGRCKDSGVSVMAKCLFALLPRKITQKAVSFHQQKDDFLIEEGNKFYRLGDIQGPIHEFQNAFIIHKNDNINIAPFKFDVPSPDDVVSNGLRSSKVGSKSSVGDLQFSGDSSKAVKKSSEVSAQSSAGSSTAAQKNQQPRLDKGIPSGNRATRQFNGNLSESSSLQPTSSHMEEGISSLVIGAKPESLTSSSSNVSSDARSGHSKITNSRGSHSKADYKPEKWMLPDEAVDTLTQLNLAVVGHVDSGKSTLSGRLLHLLGRVSKKDMHKYEKESKSQGKGSFAYAWALDESAEERERGITMNVAVAYFDSRKYHIVVLDSPGHKDFVPNMISGATQADAAILLVDASFGAFEAGIKGQTMEHAQLIRSFGVDQIIVAVNKMDVVEYSKDRFDEIKQTLGTFIHSRGFKDSSVYWVPLSVMENQNLVSAPSDARLLSWYCGPSLLDSIDSLQPPIRDFQRPLLMPICDVIRSTSLGQVSACGKLEAGALRSGSKVLVMPSGEVGTVRSLERDSQACSIARAGDNVGVTLQGIDGGHVMAGGVLCHPGFPVAFAKHLELKVLLLDIATPILIGSQVEFHIHHAKEAARVVKILSLLDSKGKVTKKSPRCLLAKQRAVIEVILQGPVCVDEYTNSKALGSVSLRASGNTVALGVVSRIIKEQE encoded by the exons ATGCCTCGTAAAGGGAATTTCGGACTTGATTACGATGATGAAGACTATGATGCCTATGAAGATTATGATTATGACGATGATTTGGGAACACAAACTAATG TAGGTAAAGAACCTGAGCCAAAGCAGGAAAGTGTAAAGCGTAATATTTGGCGTTGTTCCATTTGTACATATGATAATGAAGAGAGTTTGACTGAGTGTGACATTTGTGGGGTTCTTCGCAAACCTATGGGTGGAGTTGGAAGTGATATTGAGAAGAAAACAG TTGAAGGTAGATGCAAAGATTCTGGAGTATCCGTAATGGCCAAGTGTCTTTTTGCATTGTTGCCGCGCAAGATAACCCAAAAGGCTGTATCATTTCATCAGCAGAAAGATGATTTTCTGATAGAAGAGGGAAATAAGTTCTACAGGCTTGGGGATATCCAAGGACCCATTCATGAATTCCAAAACGCTTTTATTATTCATAAGAATGATAATATTAATATAG CTCCGTTCAAGTTTGATGTTCCATCCCCAGATGATGTGGTTTCTAACGGATTACGATCCTCCAAAGTGGGTTCAAAAT CCAGTGTTGGTGACTTGCAATTTTCAGGAGATTCCTCAAAGGCTGTTAAGAAGAGTAGTGAAGTTAGTGCACAATCAAGTGCTGGATCATCTACTGCAGCACAGAAAAATCAACAACCTAGATTAGATAAGGGAATTCCATCAGGAAATAGGGCAACTAGACAATTCAATGGTAATTTGTCGGAAAGTTCATCTTTGCAGCCAACAAGCTCTCATATGGAAGAGGGCATTAGCTCTTTAGTAATTGGAGCCAAGCCAGAGAGTCTGACTTCTAGCTCTAGTAATGTTTCTTCCGATGCCAGGTCTGGGCATTCTAAAATTACTAACTCTAGAGGATCGCATTCAAAAGCAGACTATAAACCTGAAAAATGGATGCTTCCTGACGAAGCTGTTGACACATTGACTCAACTGAATCTGGCAGTT GTCGGACATGTTGATTCTGGAAAATCGACACTCTCGGGTAGACTGCTTCACCTTTTGGGACGGGTATCTAAAAAAGACATGCACAAATATGAGAAAGAGTCAAAGTCACAG GGCAAGGGATCATTTGCCTATGCTTGGGCATTGGATGAGAGTGcagaagaaagagaaagaggaatAACTATGAATGTGGCTGTTGCATATTTTGATTCCAGAAAGTATCACATTGTTGTGCTCGATTCCCCTGGCCATAAAGACTTTGTTCCAAACATGATATCTGGAGCAACACAAGCTGATGCTGCAATACTTCTTGTAGATGCTTCATTTGGTGCATTCGAAGCTGGTATAAAGGGACAGACTATGGAGCATGCACAACTTATCAGAAGTTTTGGCGTTGATCAAATTATAGTTGCAGTTAACAAGATGGATGTTGTTGAATACTCCAAGGATCGGTTTGATGAAATCAAACAGACTCTCGGAACATTTATCCATTCCCGTGGTTTCAAAGATTCTTCAGTGTATTGGGTCCCGTTGAGTGTCATGGAAAATCAAAATTTGGTATCAGCACCTTCTGATGCTCGTTTGTTGTCTTG GTATTGTGGACCTTCTCTGTTGGATTCAATTGATTCCCTTCAACCTCCCATTAGAGATTTTCAAAGGCCACTGCTCATGCCAATATGTGATGTCATCAGATCTACTTCTCTAGGACAGGTGTCTGCTTGTGGTAAATTGGAAGCAGGAGCTCTTCGAAGTGGATCAAAG GTTCTGGTTATGCCTTCGGGAGAAGTAGGGACTGTCCGCTCTTTAGAACGGGACTCTCAGGCATGTTCCATTGCAAGAGCTGGTGACAATGTGGGTGTCACTCTGCAAGGAATTGATGGTGGTCATGTGATGGCAGGGGGCGTGCTCTGTCACCCCGGTTTTCCTGTTGCATTTGCAAAACATTTGGAATTGAAAGTTCTTCTTTTGGATATTGCCACCCCTATTTTAATTGGCTCTCAA GTGGAATTCCATATACACCACGCGAAGGAGGCTGCAAGAGTGGTaaaaatattgtcattatTAGATTCAAAGGGCAAAGTGACGAAAAAGTCTCCCCGCTGTCTTCTTGCAAAGCAGAGGGCTGTTATAGAG GTAATTTTGCAAGGGCCAGTTTGTGTGGACGAGTATACAAATTCTAAAGCCCTAGGTAGTGTATCTCTAAGGGCATCTGGAAACACTGTGGCCCTCGGCGTTGTAAGCCGGATTATAAAGGAGCAAGAGTAG